GCCGAGGAGGTGGGGGGACTGTTCGTACGGGTCGACGTCACCGATCCCGGGCAGGTCGAGGCGCTGTTCCGCGCCGCGTACGACACGTACGGCAGTGTGGACGTGGCCTTCAACAACGCCGGGATCTCCCCGCCCGACGACGACTCCATCCTGGAGACCGGCCTGGAGGCGTGGAAGCGTGTCCAGGAGGTCAACCTCACCTCCGTCTACCTGTGCTGCAAGGCCGCCATCCCCTACATGCGCCGCCAGGGCCGGGGCTCGATCATCAACACCGCCTCGTTCGTGGCCCGTATGGGCGCCGCGACCTCGCAGATCTCCTACACCGCGTCCAAGGGCGGTGTGCTGGCGATGTCCCGCGAGCTGGGCGTGCAGTTCGCCCGCGAGGGCATCCGCGTCAACGCCCTGTGCCCCGGCCCCGTCAACACCCCGCTCCTGCGGGAGCTGTTCGCCAAGGACCCCGAGCGGGCCGCGCGCCGCCTGGTCCACATCCCGCTGGGCCGGTTCGCGGAAGCCGAGGAGATCGCCGCCGCCGTCGCGTTCCTCGCCAGCGACGACGCCTCCTTCGTCAACGCCACCGACTTCCTCGTGGACGGCGGCATCTCCGGCGCCTACGTCACCCCGCTCTGACCGCGCCCGAGGACCGGGTCACTACCCTGGGCGCATGAGCATGACGACTCCGCCGGGCTGGTACCCGGACCCGGCCGTCCCCGCGGTGGAACGCTGGTGGGACGGCACCGCGTGGACCGCGCACACCCGCCCGGCGGGGACCGTCACGCAGCCCGCGGCGGTCGTCGTCCCCCCGAAGCGGTTCGGCGGCCGGGGCGTCCAGGTCGCCGTCGCGGCGCTCGTCGTGGCGGCGGTCGTGGCCGCCGTGGTCCTCCTCCGCCCCGGCGGCGACGAGGCCCCGGACGCCGGACCGGCGCCCGCCTCCACGGGGCCCACGGCACCCGCCCCCGCGGCGCCCGCCACGCCGAGCCCGGCGGCCGAGCCGTCCGCCGCCCCGTCCGAGGACGGCACCGTCCTCACCGACCAGCTCAACGGCATCACCCTGCCCATCCCGGACGGCTGGGAGAAGGACCGGACCGGCATCGGCCAGGCCCCGACCATGGTCACGGCCGACGACCACCAGTGCCCCAACAGCACCCGCTACTGCCGCCCCGGCCGCGTCCTGTCCCGCACCCTCGCCTCCGCCGCCCCCACCCACAAGGCGATGGCCGAGGCGGACATCGCCGAGGCCGCCGAGCAGCTGTACGGGGAGGACATCCTGGGCCACAACCCGTACGGCGGCGTCAAGTCCCACCAGGTCGTCGCCGCCCGGGAGGCCGTCGTCGCGGGCCGCACCGGCTACCTCGTCCGCTGGCGGGTCACCACCGGCAAGGGCCCCGGCGGGTACGTCCAGTCGCTGGTCTTCCCGTCCCCGGGCGGTGTCGAGCAGCCCGTCGCCGTACGGTTCGCCTTCGACGCCGGGCCGGAGGGGCCGCCGCTCTCCGTCATGGACGAGATCGTCCGGGGCATCCGCCCCGTCGGCAGCTCCACCGGCGGCGGCGTCGGCAGCAGCATCGCCCCGCGCGGCAACGGCTGAACTCCGGCACCCCCGGCAACGGCTGACGGGGCCGCTCAGCCGGCACGGGCCCGGTCCCGCCGCGGGCGACCCGGTCCCGCCCGGTCCCGCCGCGGGCGACCCGGTCCCGCCCGGTCCCGCCGCGGGCGACCCGGTCCCGCCCGGTCCCGCCGCGGGCGACCCGGCCCCGCCCGGTCCCGCCGCGGGCGCCCCGGTCCCGCCCGGTCCCGCCGCGGGCGCGCCGGGCCCGCCTACAGGAACGTCCGGCCCTCGCCGCGATACGTCGGCACGGCATTCGTCACCCGGTCGCCCTCCACCAGGTGCAGCCGGTCGAACCGCTCGCACAGCTCGCCCGCCTTTGCGTGCCGGAACCACACCTTGTCGCCGATCAGCAGGTCGTCGGCGGCCGACCCCAGGAGCGGCGTCTGCACCTCGCCCGCGCCCTCCATCGGGTCGTACCGCAGTCCCTCAGGCAGGTACGGAACGGGCAGCCGGTCCCGGCCCGCCGCACCCGACGCCGGGTAGCCGCCGCCCAGCACCGTCACGACGCCCACACCGGGCCGCCGCACCACCGGCTGCGCGAACAGGGCGGCGGGCCTGCCGCTGAACGACGTGTAGTCGTCGAACAGCCGCGGCACGTACAGCCCCGACCCGGCCGCGACCTCCGTCACCGCCGCCTCGGCCGCCGTGTGCTGCACGCTCCCGGTCCCGCCGCCGTTGACGAACTCCAGGTCCGGCGCCACCGCCCGTACTGCCGCCACGACCGCCGCCCGCCGCCCGGCCAGCTCCCGCCGAGCCGCCGCCTGCATCACCCGCACCGCCCGCGACCGCAGCGGACGCCCCGCCACCGCGTCGCCGACACCCGCGACATGCCCCTCGTACGCCATGAGCCCCACCAGCCGGAAACCCGGCCGCCGCGCCACCGAGCGCGCCAGCTCCGCCAGTTCGGCCGGTCCCCGCAACGGCGAGCGGCGCGCGCCGACCCGTATCCGCCCGCCGAGCAGCCGCAGCGACGTGTCCAGCTCCAGGCAGACCCGCACCTCCTCCCGGCCGTCGCCGCGCGCAGCCTCGATCAGGTCGAGCTGCGCCGGGTCGTCCACCATCACCGTGACGGCGCGCGCGAGCTTCGGGTCGGCGGCCAGCTCGGCGAGACCGGCCCGGTCCGCCGTCGGGTACGCCAGCAGCACGTCGTCGAACCCGGCCCGCGCCAGCCACAGCGACTCGGGCAGGGTGAACGACATGACCCCGGCGAAGCCGGGCCTCGCCAGCACCCGCTCCAGCAGCGCCCGGCAGCGCAGCGACTTGCTCGCGACCCGTACCGGCTTGCCCCCGGCGCGGCGTACGAGGTCGTCGGCGTTGGCGTCGAAGGCGTCCAGATCGACGAGGGCGAGGGGGGCGTCGAGATGCGCGGTGGCCCGGTCGTAACGGGCCCGGTCGGCGGCACGGGGAGTCATGGGCCAGAGCGTGCCAGACCCCGCTACCGGGGGGTAGTGGTCGCGGACGGGACGTTCCGGTCAGATCCGTCCCGACCTGCGGCCGCGTTCCCGTGGGCCCGTCGGCAGCCTTTAGAGTGACGGCTACACGCCGGCGAACGGGCCTGCCCCGACGGCGTCTTCCGGTACGAGTACGAGGGGGGCGGATGAGCACCGAGGCACGGCGCCCCGCCCCGGCCCCTCGGCCGGAAGCCCCGGAGGAGACCACCACCCGCCTCCGCCCCATCCCGCCCCAGCCGGTCCCCGCGCCGGGCCGCCCCGGTACGGCGGCATCCGCACCCCGCCCGCACCGCGCCGCCCAGCCACCCGGCGACCGCCGCCCCGCCGCCCCCGGCCCCGGTGACGACCCCGTGCGTCCCGCGCCCGGCGAGCGGCCCTCCACGGCAGCCGTACGAGCGGACGCCACCACCAGCGCCCCCGCCCCGCCGAGCCCCACGGGTGCCGAAACCCCGGCGGAGGAGCGGGACGGAACCGTTCCCCGCCCGGTCGCGCCCGCCACCGCACCGCCCGCCCGGCGCCCCACGCCGGACGCCGGGCCCTCGGGCGTGCCCCCCCAGCGCCCCGCATCCGCCGACGAGCGTCCGGGCGGACCCACCGGCCCGGCCCCACGCGGCGCGGCGGCCCCTGCTCCCGCCCCCGCGCCCGGCGGGCGACGGCCGGACACACCCGTGCCCGAGGCCGCCGCCGTCCCTCCGCCGCCCGCGCAGCCCCCGTACGCGCCCACACCCCCCGCGCGGCCGCAGGCACCCCACGCGCGGCCCCCGCACCCGCCCGCGCCCCCCGCGCGGCCCCCGCACGCCTACTGGGCCGTGCCGCCCGAGACGCCGCGTGAGACGACCGTCCAGCTGCGGCCGGTCACCGCTCCCCGGCGCACCGGGCGCGTCGTGGCCGCCGCCGCGTGCCTGGTCCTCGGGCTGGGCCTCCTGGCGGGCGCCGCGGCCGGCACCTGGCTGCTCCAGGGACCCGACGACACCCCGGAACGCACCGCGTACACCGAGGCCGCCACCCTCTGGCACAGCACCCCCGT
This genomic window from Streptomyces thermolilacinus SPC6 contains:
- a CDS encoding DUF2510 domain-containing protein, producing the protein MSMTTPPGWYPDPAVPAVERWWDGTAWTAHTRPAGTVTQPAAVVVPPKRFGGRGVQVAVAALVVAAVVAAVVLLRPGGDEAPDAGPAPASTGPTAPAPAAPATPSPAAEPSAAPSEDGTVLTDQLNGITLPIPDGWEKDRTGIGQAPTMVTADDHQCPNSTRYCRPGRVLSRTLASAAPTHKAMAEADIAEAAEQLYGEDILGHNPYGGVKSHQVVAAREAVVAGRTGYLVRWRVTTGKGPGGYVQSLVFPSPGGVEQPVAVRFAFDAGPEGPPLSVMDEIVRGIRPVGSSTGGGVGSSIAPRGNG
- a CDS encoding 3-oxoacyl-ACP reductase; translation: MTEPIDLTTVTTPTAPATAPDIPDAPVCRRLVGRTAVVTGAGSGIGLASARRLASEGARVVCGDIDETAGKAAAEEVGGLFVRVDVTDPGQVEALFRAAYDTYGSVDVAFNNAGISPPDDDSILETGLEAWKRVQEVNLTSVYLCCKAAIPYMRRQGRGSIINTASFVARMGAATSQISYTASKGGVLAMSRELGVQFAREGIRVNALCPGPVNTPLLRELFAKDPERAARRLVHIPLGRFAEAEEIAAAVAFLASDDASFVNATDFLVDGGISGAYVTPL
- a CDS encoding amino acid deaminase/aldolase; its protein translation is MTPRAADRARYDRATAHLDAPLALVDLDAFDANADDLVRRAGGKPVRVASKSLRCRALLERVLARPGFAGVMSFTLPESLWLARAGFDDVLLAYPTADRAGLAELAADPKLARAVTVMVDDPAQLDLIEAARGDGREEVRVCLELDTSLRLLGGRIRVGARRSPLRGPAELAELARSVARRPGFRLVGLMAYEGHVAGVGDAVAGRPLRSRAVRVMQAAARRELAGRRAAVVAAVRAVAPDLEFVNGGGTGSVQHTAAEAAVTEVAAGSGLYVPRLFDDYTSFSGRPAALFAQPVVRRPGVGVVTVLGGGYPASGAAGRDRLPVPYLPEGLRYDPMEGAGEVQTPLLGSAADDLLIGDKVWFRHAKAGELCERFDRLHLVEGDRVTNAVPTYRGEGRTFL